A single genomic interval of Sceloporus undulatus isolate JIND9_A2432 ecotype Alabama chromosome 2, SceUnd_v1.1, whole genome shotgun sequence harbors:
- the AVPR2 gene encoding vasopressin V2 receptor, giving the protein MDDKIFWQIQTFNLSLTLPDPTASNASFLPSDDRDVALAQAEVAILASIFLLATLSNGLVLGALFRRGHRVSPTPMHCFIRHLCLADLAVALFQVLPQLIWDITDRFQGPDILCRAITYLQVVGMFASSYIIVAMTYDRHRAICQPMLAFRRGPGTWHQLVVVAWTASFLLSLPQLFIFSKVELPSGAHECWATFAEPWGARAYVTWVTLMVFILPTVFIATYQGMIFCEVHRSLQLGPEGALKGRGSRRGSSSISCAVTKTLKMTLVIVLTYVFCWAPFFLVQLWSVWDPQAPIDGPAFTLLMLVASLNSCTNPWVYATFSNSISNELCQIFCPRLARQRMGSLHEDSALTASFSFGRDTFS; this is encoded by the exons ATGGATGACAAG atcTTTTGGCAGATACAAACATTCAACCTGTCTTTGACACTGCCTGATCCCACTGCCTCCAatgcttccttcctcccttccgaTGACCGGGATGTGGCACTAGCCCAAGCAGAAGTTGCCATCTTAGCCTCCATCTTCCTGCTAGCTACTCTAAGCAATGGGCTTGTCTTGGGAGCCCTCTTCCGCCGGGGCCACCGAGTCTCTCCTACACCAATGCACTGCTTCATCCGCCACCTCTGCCTGGCCGACCTGGCTGTGGCCCTCTTCCAGGTTCTCCCGCAGCTCATCTGGGACATAACGGACCGCTTCCAGGGCCCAGACATCTTGTGCCGGGCTATCACATACTTGCAGGTGGTCGGCATGTTTGCCTCATCCTACATCATCGTGGCCATGACATATGACCGCCACCGTGCCATTTGCCAGCCTATGTTGGCTTTCCGGAGGGGCCCAGGCACTTGGCACCAGCTGGTGGTGGTGGCCTGGACCGCCTCCTTCCTCCTCAGCCTCCCTCAGCTCTTCATTTTCTCCAAAGTGGAACTGCCCAGTGGAGCTCATGAGTGCTGGGCCACCTTTGCTGAGCCCTGGGGAGCCCGGGCCTATGTCACATGGGTGACCCTGATGGTTTTCATCCTTCCCACAGTCTTCATCGCCACCTACCAGGGCATGATCTTCTGTGAGGTCCATCGCAGCCTTCAGCTAGGGCCAGAGGGAGCACTGAAGGGCAGGGGGAGCCGGCGTGGGTCTTCTTCCATATCATGTGCTGTGACCAAGACTCTCAAGATGACGCTAGTCATTGTGCTGACTTATGTCTTTTGCTGGGCCCCTTTCTTCCTCGTCCAGCTTTGGTCGGTTTGGGATCCACAGGCACCCATTGATG GTCCAGCTTTCACCCTCCTGATGCTTGTCGCCAGCCTCAACAGCTGCACAAACCCCTGGGTCTATGCCACCTTCAGCAACAGCATCTCAAACGAATTGTGCCAAATCTTCTGTCCCCGGCTAGCCCGCCAGC